The segment CGAAGCGCCGCTTGTACAGCTCCCGGAACCAGGGGACGTGCTGGAGGTACCTGTCGAGCGCGCCGGTATCCGGGGGCTTCTGGGAGGAAGTGTCCCCGGACTGCGTGTCGAGGAGCTCGGGCGGGAACGCCGGCGAGCGCAGGTGCATGTAGAGCGTGTAGAACGCGCCCCTGCGGCCCTGGGCTTGCGCCTCGTCTTCCCGAGGGCGTTCCTCGAGCTCGTGGCGGACGAGGACGAAGCCCGGCCAGTTGCCGAGGGCCTCGGCGACGCCAGGCGCGAGGCACGAGGCCTGCTCACCGGGAAGCCGGGCCGCCACGACATAGCCCGGGGCGATGGCGCTGACGGGTGTGGAGTCCTGGCCGGCGGGCGGGAACAGGTGCACGCCTCCGTGCAGGTTCCGCTGGAGGCCGAGTACGTAGTAGCCGCCAATGCCGGTGTCGAGCGACTCGTTGTTGTAATAACACTGCCAGGGATGGCTGGAGGCGTTGTTTCCCCGCAGCGGGAAGCTGTACTTCGGCCGGTTGAAGCTGCTGTCAATCAGCTCGGCGGGAGCCTGGGTCTGTCTTTCGCGGTAGACGTAGTACCCGCCCGGCCGGTCCTTGTGGTCCAGGAAGCGGTTGTTGTTCGTGCCCTGCGTCGTTGGATTGACCTTGAAGAAGGCTCCGCCGCGCACCAGGTTGAACGAGGCAAATCCCTCGAGCTGCTTGTCGCCCTTCGGAAAGGCTCCGGACTGAATCCTGAACAGGTCGTGCACGGAGGACAGCGCGTGCCCCAGGTCGCAGTTACCCTCGGGGTTCGGAGCCGATAGGAGTCGTTGATTGACCAGCTTCCACTTGGAAGAAGGGTCCGCCGTGACGAGCCAGAGCTGTGACTTCCCTCCGGTCTTGAGGATGCAGTAGCCACAGATGACGATGATGTGGAGGGGGCGCTCGAATCGGGGCGAGGGCGTTCCGAGGCCCGTGTAGATGACGACCGGGTTGTTGGCCCGCAGGCACTTGAGGATGTGCGCGAATCGCGCCCTGATGGCGTCCTCGTCCCCTGCGATCTCGTCCGCAGCATCCCGCAGCCCCGAGGGCAACAGCCGGCCTTCGACTGCCGCATCGTCCGGAGTGGACCGATAGCGCAGGACACCGCCCAGACCCTTGGGCCGTTTATCGTGGTCCTTGATGAGCAACTCACCGAGCGGGACGGGAAGCTCCCCATCCAGCTTGTCTCCGGCGTCCGAGGTGACCTCGTAGTTCCCCTTGGGAAAGGTATTCCAGCCCCGACCCTGCTGGGGGGCATCGGCGAAGTGCTCGAAGAAGGCGCGGTCCCCTGTCGGGTACCTCAGGTCGAGCATGTTGCTGGGAATGCCCGCTCGCGAGTGGGTGATGTACCTCTCGCGGGGATCGCCGCCCTTGATGAGCTGGAAATAGTTGTACACCATCGATGCCGAGGTACGACCGCACCAGTCCGCGGGCTGGTCCGAATCGATTTTCTGACCGAGCAGCGGCACCTTGATGACATGCCACTCCTGGGCCTTCTTCTTGATTTCATCCGGGAACTCGTAGGAGTCCACGGGAAATACACGCGACTTCAGGCCGTCGCGCCGTTCGAGGATGCGGCTGACGTCAACTGCCTGTCCGGCGGCATCATAGCCCAGTGTGAATTGCCGTTTGAGCGACATCGAATTCCGCTGGTGAAACTATTGTGAGATTGAGTTGCACAGTTCCCTGACTTCGATTCCACGGCTCTGGGCTGCGGCGTAGGCTCTGGCCGAGGACTTCTCTGCTCCGGATTGCCAGACACCTACGCCCGGTTCTCCGGTAGGCCACAAGAGGGTCTGCGTGTATTCCTTGCCCTCATCGGTACGGAATCGGAAGGTGTGTGTAGCGCCATTCCGGATGACATCTGAGATTCGAACGACCTGCTCGTTTTCGCCGAAGGAGCCGTCAGGCCCCATGCCGGCATCTCCCGACGCCAGGGTGGCCCTTCGGTGAAGGTCGAACCGGAGCTCCCTCGTGTACACCCAGCCGCAAGAGGACCGGATGAATCGCTCTCCCGCTTCCTCGGCAATGAGGTGCCACCGGGAATGCAGCGAGCGGAGCAGCCGAAACGTCTCCGGGCTGAGGATGGGCATGCCCGGGTACTCGTCGTCGAACGAGGAATACTTCTGCTTGCGCGCTTCCGGAGTGCGTGCGCCCTGCTGCAATGCGGCCTTCAGCGCGTCCGACACCGCGGAGTTGCTTCGCGACTCGATGATGACCTGGAATTTCTCCTGGTCCTCCTCGAGCGCGTATCTCCTGTTCATCGACAGGTAGGAGCCGGTGTACACGACGAGGGCTCCGTCGCGGTACACGGCGCTGACGAAGTCATTGCCTCGAAGCTGGAACCGGTGCCAGTCGTACTCGATCTTCTCCAACTCCCGGAGGAGGCCTTCCTCCCCCGTCTCCTTCCTCTGCTCGGCGGAGAGTCCCTCCCGGTTCTCCACTATCTCCCGCTTCACCACGAAGGCCTCGTGGAGGCCCCCCTGCTTCCGGTCCTTCACGAGCTGCTCGAAGTGGACGTCGAAGAAGCGCTCGGCAAGCAGCGTCAGCGCCTGCTCGTTCTCCAGGTCGAGCGTCGCCGCGCGCATGGCGGCGTCCAGCCGCACCTTGGCGCTCAGGGTGGTGTCCTGGGCCTGCGCCAGGAGCGCGTCCAGGCTGGGCTTTTCCGCGCCGACCAGGGACTTCAGCGTGAAGCCCTCCGCTTCACCGCACTTGATGCGCACCCACTGCTTCGGCGCAGCCTTCACGTGCAGGCACTCGGCGCCAATGGCGACCTTCGCCACCACCTGGGCGGTGGTCGCGGGCTTGTCGCGCAGGTTCACCTCGGAGCCCTGGATGAAGACCTGCCCGCCGGCCTGCACCTGGGCCTGGGCCCACGTCGGCGTGGAGCCCAGCACCGCCAGGCAGGCGACCCATGTGGAAAGGTGGCGTCGGTGAGCTGTCGTCTTCATCGTCCGTTCCTTGCGGCGTGGGCAGGCGGGCGAGCGCCGGAGAGGCCCGGAGAGTATGGGCGTCCTTCCTGACACGGAGGGGCGTGTCGCCATCGCTGCGACGGAGGGAGATTGATGGAGGCCCCGTCCTGGGGTCAAGGACGGCACCTTCGCCCCGCTATTCATGGGCCAGGCCGCTCGGCGACGCCCGGTCCGATGGCGGCGGTTCGCCGGGTACGGGCAGGTACTCCTTCGGGATTCGAAGTCGCCTGCCGTGAGCAAACCGCAAAGAGCAGCATCACCGGCAATGCTGCTCGAAATCCTGGTTTTGAAATCACCAGCGTCCACCTTCCAGCCCCATCCCTACCGGAAATCCTGTCATCACGTCATGGGTGCGAACTGACCGCGTCAAGAAATGGCTCGCTCGGCGTAGATACCTGTCAGACACGCATGCGAGTGTCCTTCTCGAGAGTCACCAGCCACCATGCTCCTCCGTCATGCCCTGCGCGATGGCCATCGCGAGTATGTCATTCTGGAGTTGCAGGAATTGCTTCCGGAAGGCTACGAGCCCGTGGACCTGGGGCGGGGCTGGACGCTCGAGCACCGGCTGCTGCGGCTCATGCGGGAGGACGCCAACCTGCGGGCCTTGCGCGACGCGGTGTATGCGCATGGCCATGGCACCGCGCGGTTCTCCGCCTCGCTGACACCGGAGGAGGTGGCGCGCCAGGCCGCTGCGCTCTTCTCCTTCGGCGTCCTCCGGCTGGCGCGCGTCCCGCTGTCCTCGCGGACGGTGGCACCCCACTTCGCCGAGACGCCCGTGGTGGCCCCACCCGTCGAGGACCTGGCACCGCTGTGGCTCCGGCTGCAGGTCGTGGACGACGTCACGGACGTGCCCATCTCCGGTATCAAGCTGCGCATCCAGTTCGCTGACGAGTCCGAGCAGCAGACCACCACGGACTCGGAAGGTCGCATCGACCTGAAGGACGTCCCCGCGGGCAGTGCCAACGTGCTCTCGGTGCTGGACGGGGCCACGCTGGACAACACCCTGGCGCTCGTGAGGACGGGCGGCCCCTGGTCCCAGCAGAAGCCGGCGAAGGCGGGCACGAAGGGACGTACGGCCTCATCCACGCGGGTGCTGGCGCGCATCGCCGAGCACCGGGTTACCGACGGTGAGACGCTGGAGAGCGTGGCGGAGATGTATGGCCTCACGGTAGACGCGCTCGCGAAGTTCAACTGGGGGACGAGCGACGCGGACGTGATTCAGCACTACCTCCTGCTGGAGGTGGGCTGCACGCACACGGATGTGGGTGGCCGGTACGTGTTCTCCAGCGAGGACGTGCCGGGCCTCCTCCACATCCCCCGCCCCGTGGCGGTGCCCCGGGTGGCCGTGGAGCAGAGCCACATCCTCCGGGTGAAGAAGGTCCCCGAGCAGCAGCCCTATCTGTTCTCGCTGTGAGTCCTCCACGCATGTAGCCTTCTGTGAAGAATGCGGCCCCCTTGCCCTCACGCAGGAGCCGCACTCGCGGCCACTCGCATGTCTGGGAAAAGGCCCGCTACGGTGTCCAAGCTCCAACACACCGCAAGGAACCCGGGTCCATGGACATGCCCTCTCTCGAGCTGCAGATGTCGCCCGAGGTACACGCGGGCCAGGCGGTCTACACGCGGTGGACGCTGCGCCTGCTCTACGACGTGGGCGTGCTGGGCTACTCCAATCGCTTCGTCTGGAAGTGCCCCACGCGCAAGCAATTGGCCTGGTACGACGAACACGTCACGTCCAACCATCTCGACGTGGGCGTGGGCACCGGCTACTACGTGGACCGCTGCGCGTATCCGTCACCCGCGCCACGGCTGGCGTTGATGGACCTCAACGCCAACAGCCTGGAGCACGCCGCCGGCCGCACCGCGCGCTACGCGCCGGAGACCTACCGGCGCAACGTGCTGGCCCCCATCGACTTCGACGCGCCACGCTTCGACTCCATCGGGGTGAACTGCCTGCTGCACTGCCTGCCCGGCACCATGGACGAGAAGGCTGTCGTCTTCGACCACCTCGCCCGGCTGCTCAACCCGGGCGGCTGCATCTTCGGCTCCACGCTCCTCCAGGGAGACGTCCCCCGCAGCTGGCAGGCGCGCATGTTGATGAGCCTCTACAACCGCAAGGGCGTCTTCTCGAACCGCCACGACACGCGCGAGTCGCTGGAGCGCGCCCTCCGCACCCGCTTCAAAGACGCCCGCGTCACCGTGCACGGCTGCGTCGCCCTCTTCCGCGCCCGGACCTGAGCCACACGCTCACGGTTGATTTCCCACCACCCGCCGGCGGAGACTGCCGGCATGCATGACGAACTCCTGAGTCAGGTCTGCGACGCGCGCGAGAAGGTGTACCGGACCCTCGGTGAGCTGGATGGCGACGTGATGACGCCCCTCATCAACCCCGCCTTCATGGGCGGCCCCCGCTGGCCGAGCCTCCGCCAGGGCTGGCGCATCATCCGGCGTGGCGGCACCACGCTGATGGTGAGCGATGGTCTGTCGGACCCGTTCGACGACGAGGAGGCGCCCTCGGTGGGCTTCGGCCTGGAGCTCATCATCGAGACGGACGAGCCCCTCGACGGCAACGTCGCCGCGAGCTGGCCCTTCCAGCTGGTGACGGGCATGTCCCAGTACGCCGCGAGCACGGGCCGCATGCTCGAGCTCCTCGAGCGGTACGGCGCCATCTCCTCGGAGCTCCCCATGAGCGGGCTGTCCGAGGAGCAGGAAGCGCGGTGGCTGAACGACGCGCAGCGCGTGGGCATCATCATCGGCGTGCCGGCGAAGACGCTGCCCTCCATCATTCCCACGCCCGCAGGTGACGTGCGGCTGGCGACGGTGAAGCCGCTGCTCCGGGAGGAGCTGGAATACCTCATCAAGAACGGCGGCGCGGGCCGCACGGAGCTGGCGAACCGCTTCGCCGCGCTCCCCGACGGCCACGTGGCCCGGCTCAACCGCTCGTCGGGGCTCTGAGCCCGCCCGCATGTCACGTCGCAAGTGGTGGGGCTGGGGCGCGGTGCTCGCGGTGCTGACGTGTCTGGGCTGCTCCGGCCTGCTGTGGAGCATGGCCTCCACGGGCTTCCTGGGCACGGACAAGGCCGAGAGCGACTTCTCACCCGAAGCCCAGCGGAGGCTGCTCGACACCTTCTCCCCGGTGCCCGTGCCCGCGAGCGCCACGGACGTGCGCATCCGCTACCAGGGCTTCCAGGACTGGCACCTGGACCTGTCCTTCACGCTGCCACCCGAGGACTTCGACGCCTACGTGGCGCAGCTCACCCCGAGCCAGGGCCCGCCCGACACGTACGAGGGCCGCACCCGGCTCGCGGACGGAGGCTTCGCCGCGGACGCCAGCTCCATCACCGTGGACCGGGCGAGCCGGCGCGTGACGCTCACTGCGTCGACCCGGTGACCGGGCTCACGCCCCCGAGGGCGGCTGGACGCCCGTCGCCGCCACCTCCGCCCAGAGGCTGTCTCCCTCCAGCACCGCATTGAGCGGCGCGCGCTGCTCGGCCACGCGCAGCAGCACGGCGGCCAGCTGCTCCAGGTGGATGGGCCGCAGGTTCCGCAGCGGCTTCAGGCGGGACAGGGTGTGAAGCAGCCCGGGCGGCCGGTGGTACTCGC is part of the Pyxidicoccus xibeiensis genome and harbors:
- a CDS encoding class I SAM-dependent methyltransferase — protein: MDMPSLELQMSPEVHAGQAVYTRWTLRLLYDVGVLGYSNRFVWKCPTRKQLAWYDEHVTSNHLDVGVGTGYYVDRCAYPSPAPRLALMDLNANSLEHAAGRTARYAPETYRRNVLAPIDFDAPRFDSIGVNCLLHCLPGTMDEKAVVFDHLARLLNPGGCIFGSTLLQGDVPRSWQARMLMSLYNRKGVFSNRHDTRESLERALRTRFKDARVTVHGCVALFRART
- a CDS encoding suppressor of fused domain protein → MHDELLSQVCDAREKVYRTLGELDGDVMTPLINPAFMGGPRWPSLRQGWRIIRRGGTTLMVSDGLSDPFDDEEAPSVGFGLELIIETDEPLDGNVAASWPFQLVTGMSQYAASTGRMLELLERYGAISSELPMSGLSEEQEARWLNDAQRVGIIIGVPAKTLPSIIPTPAGDVRLATVKPLLREELEYLIKNGGAGRTELANRFAALPDGHVARLNRSSGL
- a CDS encoding SH3 domain-containing protein, with protein sequence MKTTAHRRHLSTWVACLAVLGSTPTWAQAQVQAGGQVFIQGSEVNLRDKPATTAQVVAKVAIGAECLHVKAAPKQWVRIKCGEAEGFTLKSLVGAEKPSLDALLAQAQDTTLSAKVRLDAAMRAATLDLENEQALTLLAERFFDVHFEQLVKDRKQGGLHEAFVVKREIVENREGLSAEQRKETGEEGLLRELEKIEYDWHRFQLRGNDFVSAVYRDGALVVYTGSYLSMNRRYALEEDQEKFQVIIESRSNSAVSDALKAALQQGARTPEARKQKYSSFDDEYPGMPILSPETFRLLRSLHSRWHLIAEEAGERFIRSSCGWVYTRELRFDLHRRATLASGDAGMGPDGSFGENEQVVRISDVIRNGATHTFRFRTDEGKEYTQTLLWPTGEPGVGVWQSGAEKSSARAYAAAQSRGIEVRELCNSISQ
- a CDS encoding LysM peptidoglycan-binding domain-containing protein — translated: MLLRHALRDGHREYVILELQELLPEGYEPVDLGRGWTLEHRLLRLMREDANLRALRDAVYAHGHGTARFSASLTPEEVARQAAALFSFGVLRLARVPLSSRTVAPHFAETPVVAPPVEDLAPLWLRLQVVDDVTDVPISGIKLRIQFADESEQQTTTDSEGRIDLKDVPAGSANVLSVLDGATLDNTLALVRTGGPWSQQKPAKAGTKGRTASSTRVLARIAEHRVTDGETLESVAEMYGLTVDALAKFNWGTSDADVIQHYLLLEVGCTHTDVGGRYVFSSEDVPGLLHIPRPVAVPRVAVEQSHILRVKKVPEQQPYLFSL